One window of the Peromyscus maniculatus bairdii isolate BWxNUB_F1_BW_parent chromosome 18, HU_Pman_BW_mat_3.1, whole genome shotgun sequence genome contains the following:
- the LOC143269368 gene encoding uncharacterized protein LOC143269368 isoform X2, which yields MFREAPQLDRTMSKKANSKSFTRRDSTQRLGVLPYPEEPGERGLLRTEPLDTARSAADHGHDGVADAADPAVCVEENMILLEKDEKELAVMCCEERLQDGCQRCSTSCCSSRKTRSRMPSWMPRKWGALLAD from the exons ATGTTCAGGGAGGCTCCCCAGCTAGACAGGACAATGTCAAAGAAAGCCAACTCCAAGTCCTTCACAAGAAGAGACAG TACACAGAGGTTGGGGGTTCTGCCATACCCAGAAGAACCAGGTGAACGTGGTTTACTGAGAACTGAACCGCTGGACACTGCAAGATCTGCAGCAGACCATGGACATGATGGAGTAGCAGATGCTGCTGACCCTGCTGTCTGT GTGGAAGAGAACATGATTCTGCTggagaaggatgagaaggaaTTGGCAGTCATGTGCTGTGAGGAGAGGCTACAGGACGGGTGCCAGAGATGCAGcaccagctgctgctccagcagaaAGACCAGGAGCAGAATGCCATCCTGGATGCCCAG GAAATGGGGGGCTCTGCTTGCTGACTGA
- the LOC143269368 gene encoding uncharacterized protein LOC143269368 isoform X1 — protein MFREAPQLDRTMSKKANSKSFTRRDSTQRLGVLPYPEEPGERGLLRTEPLDTARSAADHGHDGVADAADPAVCVEENMILLEKDEKELAVMCCEERLQDGCQRCSTSCCSSRKTRSRMPSWMPRSTTTGSSQLKYTRLWAKSLLATSLTSHTASQGCCYTLTMP, from the exons ATGTTCAGGGAGGCTCCCCAGCTAGACAGGACAATGTCAAAGAAAGCCAACTCCAAGTCCTTCACAAGAAGAGACAG TACACAGAGGTTGGGGGTTCTGCCATACCCAGAAGAACCAGGTGAACGTGGTTTACTGAGAACTGAACCGCTGGACACTGCAAGATCTGCAGCAGACCATGGACATGATGGAGTAGCAGATGCTGCTGACCCTGCTGTCTGT GTGGAAGAGAACATGATTCTGCTggagaaggatgagaaggaaTTGGCAGTCATGTGCTGTGAGGAGAGGCTACAGGACGGGTGCCAGAGATGCAGcaccagctgctgctccagcagaaAGACCAGGAGCAGAATGCCATCCTGGATGCCCAG AAGCACCACTACAGGAAGCTCCCAACTGAAGTACACCAGGCTCTGGGCCAAGTCCCTGCTGGCTACATCCCTTACTTCACACACCGCTTCCCAAGGCTGCTGCTACACACTCACCATGCCCTGA
- the LOC143269227 gene encoding disks large homolog 5-like isoform X1 produces the protein MLARLSRLLGRRKAEHNETRERRKEAGLHSQCHTSRNKWFWGKRRTTRKASTPTSLTEQEQQMNKVDRLTCQLQMMTNERNELSIILANFTNNDLNNRLNFELEMLNMEHKKVMVDLEKFPNEISEALNKCKELTEETVSCSILHSQLLSERTHLKEKVSILREKNRKLRGEQISLQESCEEMRRLCGEAHEKIYDLWAKEKQKQERLEERLQYLLKQRDLVTKHKVLAEKLQHYFTVSQMSPNLTGRVLDGRQCALLPLHFPSGWHL, from the exons ATGCTGGCAAGACTGAGCAGGCTCCTTGGGAGACGGAAGGCAGAACATAACGAgactagagagaggaggaaggaagctggccTTCATTCTCAGTGccacacatcaagaaataaatggttctggggaaagcgcA GGACTACTAGAAAGGCATCGACTCCAACCTCCCTCACTGAGCAAGAGCAGCAGATGAACAAGGTGGATAGACTGACTtgtcagctacagatgatgaccaatgaaaGGAATGAACTCTCTATAATCCTGGCCAATTTCACCAACAATGATTTgaacaacag gctcaATTTCGAGCTGGAGATGCTGAATATGGAACATAAAAAAGTGATGGTGGACCTGGAGAAATTCCCTAATGAGATAAGTGAGGCCTTGAACAAGTGCAAGGAGTTGACCGAGGAAACTGTCTCCTGCAG CATCCTTCACAGCCAGCTCCTGAGTGAGAGGACTCAtctaaaggaaaaagtgagcatcTTGAGAGAGAAGAACCGAAAGCTGAGGGGGGAGCAGATTtcactacaagagtcctgtgaggagatgAGGAGGCTCTGTggggaggcccatgagaagatctatgacctctgggCCAAGGAAAAGCAG AAGCAGGAAAGATTGGAGGAGAGACTGCAATACCTGCTGAAACAGAGAGATCTGGTCACCAAGCACAAGGtcttggcagaaaagctgcagcATTACTTCACTgtctcccagatgag CCCAAACCTAACAGGGAGAGTGTTAGATGGAAGACAGTGTGCCCTCCtgcctcttcattttccttcaggATGGCACCTTTAG
- the LOC143269227 gene encoding disks large homolog 5-like isoform X2 yields MLARLSRLLGRRKAEHNETRERRKEAGLHSQCHTSRNKWFWGKRRTTRKASTPTSLTEQEQQMNKVDRLTCQLQMMTNERNELSIILANFTNNDLNNRLNFELEMLNMEHKKVMVDLEKFPNEISEALNKCKELTEETVSCSILHSQLLSERTHLKEKVSILREKNRKLRGEQISLQESCEEMRRLCGEAHEKIYDLWAKEKQKQERLEERLQYLLKQRDLVTKHKVLAEKLQHYFTVSQMSTT; encoded by the exons ATGCTGGCAAGACTGAGCAGGCTCCTTGGGAGACGGAAGGCAGAACATAACGAgactagagagaggaggaaggaagctggccTTCATTCTCAGTGccacacatcaagaaataaatggttctggggaaagcgcA GGACTACTAGAAAGGCATCGACTCCAACCTCCCTCACTGAGCAAGAGCAGCAGATGAACAAGGTGGATAGACTGACTtgtcagctacagatgatgaccaatgaaaGGAATGAACTCTCTATAATCCTGGCCAATTTCACCAACAATGATTTgaacaacag gctcaATTTCGAGCTGGAGATGCTGAATATGGAACATAAAAAAGTGATGGTGGACCTGGAGAAATTCCCTAATGAGATAAGTGAGGCCTTGAACAAGTGCAAGGAGTTGACCGAGGAAACTGTCTCCTGCAG CATCCTTCACAGCCAGCTCCTGAGTGAGAGGACTCAtctaaaggaaaaagtgagcatcTTGAGAGAGAAGAACCGAAAGCTGAGGGGGGAGCAGATTtcactacaagagtcctgtgaggagatgAGGAGGCTCTGTggggaggcccatgagaagatctatgacctctgggCCAAGGAAAAGCAG AAGCAGGAAAGATTGGAGGAGAGACTGCAATACCTGCTGAAACAGAGAGATCTGGTCACCAAGCACAAGGtcttggcagaaaagctgcagcATTACTTCACTgtctcccagatgag CACCACTTAA
- the LOC143269227 gene encoding disks large homolog 5-like isoform X9 encodes MNKVDRLTCQLQMMTNERNELSIILANFTNNDLNNRLNFELEMLNMEHKKVMVDLEKFPNEISEALNKCKELTEETVSCSILHSQLLSERTHLKEKVSILREKNRKLRGEQISLQESCEEMRRLCGEAHEKIYDLWAKEKQKQERLEERLQYLLKQRDLVTKHKVLAEKLQHYFTVSQMSTT; translated from the exons ATGAACAAGGTGGATAGACTGACTtgtcagctacagatgatgaccaatgaaaGGAATGAACTCTCTATAATCCTGGCCAATTTCACCAACAATGATTTgaacaacag gctcaATTTCGAGCTGGAGATGCTGAATATGGAACATAAAAAAGTGATGGTGGACCTGGAGAAATTCCCTAATGAGATAAGTGAGGCCTTGAACAAGTGCAAGGAGTTGACCGAGGAAACTGTCTCCTGCAG CATCCTTCACAGCCAGCTCCTGAGTGAGAGGACTCAtctaaaggaaaaagtgagcatcTTGAGAGAGAAGAACCGAAAGCTGAGGGGGGAGCAGATTtcactacaagagtcctgtgaggagatgAGGAGGCTCTGTggggaggcccatgagaagatctatgacctctgggCCAAGGAAAAGCAG AAGCAGGAAAGATTGGAGGAGAGACTGCAATACCTGCTGAAACAGAGAGATCTGGTCACCAAGCACAAGGtcttggcagaaaagctgcagcATTACTTCACTgtctcccagatgag CACCACTTAA
- the LOC143269227 gene encoding disks large homolog 5-like isoform X6 — translation MLARLSRLLGRRKAEHNETRERRKEAGLHSQCHTSRNKWFWGKRRTTRKASTPTSLTEQEQQMNKVDRLTCQLQMMTNERNELSIILANFTNNDLNNRLNFELEMLNMEHKKVMVDLEKFPNEISEALNKCKELTEETVSCSILHSQLLSERTHLKEKVSILREKNRKLRGEQISLQESCEEMRRLCGEAHEKIYDLWAKEKQHHLRELHSSINTSSTKDIL, via the exons ATGCTGGCAAGACTGAGCAGGCTCCTTGGGAGACGGAAGGCAGAACATAACGAgactagagagaggaggaaggaagctggccTTCATTCTCAGTGccacacatcaagaaataaatggttctggggaaagcgcA GGACTACTAGAAAGGCATCGACTCCAACCTCCCTCACTGAGCAAGAGCAGCAGATGAACAAGGTGGATAGACTGACTtgtcagctacagatgatgaccaatgaaaGGAATGAACTCTCTATAATCCTGGCCAATTTCACCAACAATGATTTgaacaacag gctcaATTTCGAGCTGGAGATGCTGAATATGGAACATAAAAAAGTGATGGTGGACCTGGAGAAATTCCCTAATGAGATAAGTGAGGCCTTGAACAAGTGCAAGGAGTTGACCGAGGAAACTGTCTCCTGCAG CATCCTTCACAGCCAGCTCCTGAGTGAGAGGACTCAtctaaaggaaaaagtgagcatcTTGAGAGAGAAGAACCGAAAGCTGAGGGGGGAGCAGATTtcactacaagagtcctgtgaggagatgAGGAGGCTCTGTggggaggcccatgagaagatctatgacctctgggCCAAGGAAAAGCAG CACCACTTAAGAGAACTCCACTCTAGCATCAACACCTCCTCAACAAAAGACATCTTGTAG
- the LOC143269369 gene encoding serine/threonine-protein kinase PLK1-like has protein sequence MESYPTMSSHPDSLMKKITLLQHFRSYVNEHLQKAGATMTAGANTTAREGDELAWLPYLKKWLHTSCAIVLHLSNGTIQINFFQDHTKFILCPMMAAGTSINKNRDFHTYSLSLLEEYGCCEELGRQLCYAHTMVDRMLSSKSPSSRLEDNT, from the exons ATGGAGTCTTACCCCACCATGAGCTCCCACCCTGACTCCTTGATGAAGAAG ATCACTCTCCTCCAGCATTTCCGAAGTTACGTGAATGAACACCTGCAGAAGGCAGGGGCCACCATGACGGCAGGGGCCAACACCACAGCCCGGGAAGGTGATGAGCTGGCCTGGCTGCCCTACCTGAAAAAATGGCTCCACACAAGCTGCGCCATCGTCCTGCACCTCAGCAATGGCACTATACAGATTAATTTCTTCCAG gACCACACCAAATTTATCCTGTGCCCCATGATGGCAGCTGGGACCTCCATCAACAAGAACCGGGACTTCCACACATACAGCCTGAGCCTTCTGGAGGAATATGGCTGCTGCGAGGAACTGGGCAGACAGCTATGCTATGCCCACACCATGGTAGACAGGATGCTGAGCTCAAAGTCTCCCAGCAGCAGACTGGAGGACAACACCTAG